In the Lates calcarifer isolate ASB-BC8 linkage group LG24, TLL_Latcal_v3, whole genome shotgun sequence genome, one interval contains:
- the tnk2a gene encoding activated CDC42 kinase 1 isoform X2 yields MQCEEGTEWLLELLTDVQLQQYFLRIRDELNVTRLSHFDYVKNEDLEKIGMGRPGQRRLWEAVKRRRALYKRKSWMSKVFPVKRSDADPQQPLPQGASSSQAPANSESGASLTCLIRESELQLFERLGDGTFGVVRRGEWTGPNGRVLSVAVKCLKAGVLDSDGLDDFIREVNAMHSLSHQNLIRLYGIVLTQPMKMVTELAPLGSLLDRLRKRQGHILISSLCNYAVQVACGMAYLEQRRFLHRDLAARNVLLSTNETVKIGDFGLMRALPTHTDQYIMEEGHKIPFPWCAPESLKSRTFSHASDTWMFGVTLWEMFTHGQEPWLGLNGSQILHKVDVEAERLCKPDDCPQDVYNVMLQCWSPKPEDRPTFIALRDFLLETMPTDMRALQDFEEEDKLQIKMNDVITIIEGRAEHYWWRGQNRGTLRVGQFPRHVVTSVAGLSAHDISRPLKHSFIHTGHGDTDPHRSWGHADRIDSLYLGNPMDPPDVLGMESGIARPTKLPNRAKKQPPPRPPQPAVLLKKPFYDLVMDDYDDDDDTSAASGLKRLGASLGLKLRPWEGSGVRSAKSEVSLIDFTDDSFSSTTPSPLTETQQPDEDTLKDTPSILDWPLPQPSYDEVTTELEDQSEDQEVRSINKGLTEETTITPGGAIAGRSESQSADLFQELQREVMVKLQVPMATGRSLPSSPLPMPLAPLGPHRQICLPPPSPSSTSTSSFTSCFEDRPVLPPRSPVPPLRPSKYNLSSRATQPQARSSSISLGDEEDTPPQIPPRDHAFSQPGSRSSSPLPLVPPLSSSPVVLPPPPLSVSPRRASGLLGPLLSSNSTSSSSPPQATSHHTRLAAPGPSTYSSTSLLDPLTFREGRGLSSLIDSSQSSSPTPLPERPAFLERYGAANMAAVKPMMQQQPGGAKPNSSYNNNNGRAAAPNMQQKHSITQVQKAVHGVTLEECQAALQSHNWIIPQAINHLKVEQLFRLGLRSRAECEELLQRCQWNLEQASSIMLDTYGPHRNSK; encoded by the exons atgCAGTGTGAGGAGGGGACAGAGTGGCTGCTGGAGTTGCTGACAGatgttcagctgcagcagtacTTCCTGCGGATCCGCGATGAGCTCAACGTCACTCGACTCTCCCACTTCGACTATGTCAAAAATGAAGACCTGGAGAAGATTGGAATGGGTCGCCCAG GTCAAAGAAGGCTGTGGGAAGCTGTCAAGAGGAGAAGAGCCCTTTATAAGCGCAAGTCCTGGATGAGCAAG GTGTTTCCAGTGAAACGATCTGACGCCGACCCCCAGCAGCCCCTCCCTCAGGGGGCGTCATCCAGCCAGGCCCCGGCCAACAGCGAGTCGGGAGCCTCCCTTACCTGCCTGATCAGAGAGTcggagctgcagctgtttgaacGGCTGGGGGACGGCACATTCGGAGTGGTGCGGAGAGGAGAGTGGACTGGTCCCAATGGCAGAGTG TTATCAGTGGCAGTGAAGTGTCTTAAAGCAGGCGTGTTAGACTCAGACGGTCTGGATGATTTCATCAGAGAGGTGAATGCCATGCATTCACTGAGCCACCAGAACCTCATCCGGCTGTATGGCATCGTCCTCACACAGCCCATGAAGatg gtgaCTGAGCTGGCCCCTCTGGGCTCCCTGCTGGATCGTCTCAGAAAGCGTCAGGGTCAcatcctcatctcctctctatGTAACTACGCCGTACAG GTGGCGTGTGGCATGGCCTACCTGGAGCAGAGGCGTTTCCTCCACAGAGACCTGGCTGCCCGGAACGTTCTCCTGTCCACCAATGAAACGGTGAAGATCGGAGACTTTGGCCTGATGAGGGCGCTGCCGACACACACTGACCAATACATTATGGAGGAGGGTCACAAAATCCCCTTCCCGTG GTGTGCTCCAGAGTCTCTGAAGTCTCGTACTTTCTCCCATGCATCTGATACCTGGATGTTTGGGGTCACTCTGTGGGAGATGTTCACCCACGGACAGGAGCCGTGGCTGGGCCTTAATGGGAGCCAG atcCTCCACAAAGTGGATgtggaggcagagaggctgTGTAAACCAGACGACTGTCCCCAGGATGTCTACAACGTCATGCTACAGTGCTGGAGCCCCAAACCTGAAGACAGACCAACCTTCATCGCCCTCAGAGACTTCCTGCTTGAG ACAATGCCCACGGACATGAGAGCCCTGCAGGACTTTGAGGAGGAAGACAAGCTCCAGATTAAAATGAACGATGTCATCACCATCATAGAGGGAAG AGCAGAGCATTACTGGTGGAGAGGTCAGAACAGAGGGACACTGCGTGTCGGTCAGTTTCCTCGTCACGTGGTGACGTCAGTTGCTGGTCTGTCCGCCCACGACATCAGCCGACCGCTCAAACACTCATTCATCCACACTGGACACGGAGACACAGACCCTCACAGGAGCTGGGGGCATGCAGATCGCATAGACAG TCTATATTTGGGGAACCCCATGGACCCCCCTGATGTTCTTGGAATGGAATCAGGCATAGCAAGGCCGACCAAACTCCCCAACCGCGCCAAGA agcaACCTCCCCCTCGTCCACCTCAGCCTGCTGTTCTGCTGAAGA agccaTTCTACGACTTGGTGATGGATGATTACGACGACGATGACGACACCAGTGCCGCCTCTGGGCTGAAGAGGCTGGGAGCGTCCCTGGGCCTGAAGCTCCGGCCGTGGGAAGGGTCCGGGGTTCGCTCGGCCAAAAGTGAGGTGTCGCTCATCGACTTCACCGATGACAGCTTCAGCTCAACCACGCCCTCGCCGCTCACTGAGACACAGCAGCCAGATGAGGACACATTGAAG GACACTCCCTCCATCCTGGACTGGCCTCTCCCTCAGCCATCTTACGACGAGGTTACTACGGAGCTCGAGGACCAATCAGAGGACCAGGAGGTGCGATCTATCAACAAGGGACTAACAGAAGAGACCACGATCACACCTGGTGGTGCTATTGCAGGCAGGAGCGAGTCACAGTCAGCTGACCTCTTCCAAGAACTACAGAGAGAG GTGATGGTGAAGCTGCAGGTTCCCATGGCAACAGGCCGATCCCtaccctcctccccccttccaATGCCTCTGGCTCCTTTGGGTCCCCACCGACAGATCTGcctgcctcctccctccccctcttctacctccacctcctccttcacctcctgctTTGAGGATCGCCCAGTGCTGCCTCCTCGCAGCCCCGTCCCCCCCCTGCGTCCCTCCAAATACAACCTCTCCTCTCGCGCCACCCAACCGCAGGCCCGCTCCAGCTCTATATCCCTGGGGGACGAGGAAGACACACCTCCCCAGATCCCACCCAGAGACCACGCCTTTTCTCAGCCGGGCTCCcgctcctcctctccccttccaCTGGTGCCGCCGCTGTCCTCCTCGCCTGTggttctgcctcctcctccactctccgTTTCGCCACGCCGGGCTTCTGGACTCCTTGGTCCCCTCCTGTCCTCCAATtctacttcctcctcttctccgcCTCAAGCCACATCCCATCATACACGCCTTGCGGCTCCTGGCCCATCCACctactcctccacctccctaCTGGATCCTCTCACCTTTCGTGAGGGACGTGGTCTGTCCTCGTTGATTGACAGCTCCCAAAGCTCTTCTCCCACCCCACTGCCAGAGAGACCAGCTTTTCTGGAGAG ATATGGGGCGGCCAACATGGCAGCAGTCAAACCCatgatgcagcagcagcctggtgGAGCCAAACCCAATTCCTCCTACAATAACAACAACGGACGAGCTGCAGCTCCCAACATGCAACAGAAGCACAGCATCACACAG GTGCAAAAAGCAGTACATGGTGTTACACTGGAGGAGTGTCAGGCAGCTCTCCAGAGTCACAATTGGATCATCCCTCAGGCCATAAACCATTTGAAG GTGGAGCAGCTGTTTCGGTTGGGGCTGCGATCCAGAGCCGAGTGTGAGGAGCTTCTGCAGCGCTGCCAGTGGAACCTGGAACAAGCCAGCAGCATCATGCTGGACACTTATGGACCACATAGAAAtag
- the tnk2a gene encoding activated CDC42 kinase 1 isoform X1, with product MGESYMYQRLPYTRGEEEGEDEDEEERDRRIRERVVGGQMMQCEEGTEWLLELLTDVQLQQYFLRIRDELNVTRLSHFDYVKNEDLEKIGMGRPGQRRLWEAVKRRRALYKRKSWMSKVFPVKRSDADPQQPLPQGASSSQAPANSESGASLTCLIRESELQLFERLGDGTFGVVRRGEWTGPNGRVLSVAVKCLKAGVLDSDGLDDFIREVNAMHSLSHQNLIRLYGIVLTQPMKMVTELAPLGSLLDRLRKRQGHILISSLCNYAVQVACGMAYLEQRRFLHRDLAARNVLLSTNETVKIGDFGLMRALPTHTDQYIMEEGHKIPFPWCAPESLKSRTFSHASDTWMFGVTLWEMFTHGQEPWLGLNGSQILHKVDVEAERLCKPDDCPQDVYNVMLQCWSPKPEDRPTFIALRDFLLETMPTDMRALQDFEEEDKLQIKMNDVITIIEGRAEHYWWRGQNRGTLRVGQFPRHVVTSVAGLSAHDISRPLKHSFIHTGHGDTDPHRSWGHADRIDSLYLGNPMDPPDVLGMESGIARPTKLPNRAKKQPPPRPPQPAVLLKKPFYDLVMDDYDDDDDTSAASGLKRLGASLGLKLRPWEGSGVRSAKSEVSLIDFTDDSFSSTTPSPLTETQQPDEDTLKDTPSILDWPLPQPSYDEVTTELEDQSEDQEVRSINKGLTEETTITPGGAIAGRSESQSADLFQELQREVMVKLQVPMATGRSLPSSPLPMPLAPLGPHRQICLPPPSPSSTSTSSFTSCFEDRPVLPPRSPVPPLRPSKYNLSSRATQPQARSSSISLGDEEDTPPQIPPRDHAFSQPGSRSSSPLPLVPPLSSSPVVLPPPPLSVSPRRASGLLGPLLSSNSTSSSSPPQATSHHTRLAAPGPSTYSSTSLLDPLTFREGRGLSSLIDSSQSSSPTPLPERPAFLERYGAANMAAVKPMMQQQPGGAKPNSSYNNNNGRAAAPNMQQKHSITQVQKAVHGVTLEECQAALQSHNWIIPQAINHLKVEQLFRLGLRSRAECEELLQRCQWNLEQASSIMLDTYGPHRNSK from the exons ATGGGGGAGAGCTATATGTACCAACGACTCCCCTAcaccagaggagaggaggagggagaggatgaggacgaagaggagagagacaggaggatcAGGGAAAGAGTTGTCGGGGGACAAATG atgCAGTGTGAGGAGGGGACAGAGTGGCTGCTGGAGTTGCTGACAGatgttcagctgcagcagtacTTCCTGCGGATCCGCGATGAGCTCAACGTCACTCGACTCTCCCACTTCGACTATGTCAAAAATGAAGACCTGGAGAAGATTGGAATGGGTCGCCCAG GTCAAAGAAGGCTGTGGGAAGCTGTCAAGAGGAGAAGAGCCCTTTATAAGCGCAAGTCCTGGATGAGCAAG GTGTTTCCAGTGAAACGATCTGACGCCGACCCCCAGCAGCCCCTCCCTCAGGGGGCGTCATCCAGCCAGGCCCCGGCCAACAGCGAGTCGGGAGCCTCCCTTACCTGCCTGATCAGAGAGTcggagctgcagctgtttgaacGGCTGGGGGACGGCACATTCGGAGTGGTGCGGAGAGGAGAGTGGACTGGTCCCAATGGCAGAGTG TTATCAGTGGCAGTGAAGTGTCTTAAAGCAGGCGTGTTAGACTCAGACGGTCTGGATGATTTCATCAGAGAGGTGAATGCCATGCATTCACTGAGCCACCAGAACCTCATCCGGCTGTATGGCATCGTCCTCACACAGCCCATGAAGatg gtgaCTGAGCTGGCCCCTCTGGGCTCCCTGCTGGATCGTCTCAGAAAGCGTCAGGGTCAcatcctcatctcctctctatGTAACTACGCCGTACAG GTGGCGTGTGGCATGGCCTACCTGGAGCAGAGGCGTTTCCTCCACAGAGACCTGGCTGCCCGGAACGTTCTCCTGTCCACCAATGAAACGGTGAAGATCGGAGACTTTGGCCTGATGAGGGCGCTGCCGACACACACTGACCAATACATTATGGAGGAGGGTCACAAAATCCCCTTCCCGTG GTGTGCTCCAGAGTCTCTGAAGTCTCGTACTTTCTCCCATGCATCTGATACCTGGATGTTTGGGGTCACTCTGTGGGAGATGTTCACCCACGGACAGGAGCCGTGGCTGGGCCTTAATGGGAGCCAG atcCTCCACAAAGTGGATgtggaggcagagaggctgTGTAAACCAGACGACTGTCCCCAGGATGTCTACAACGTCATGCTACAGTGCTGGAGCCCCAAACCTGAAGACAGACCAACCTTCATCGCCCTCAGAGACTTCCTGCTTGAG ACAATGCCCACGGACATGAGAGCCCTGCAGGACTTTGAGGAGGAAGACAAGCTCCAGATTAAAATGAACGATGTCATCACCATCATAGAGGGAAG AGCAGAGCATTACTGGTGGAGAGGTCAGAACAGAGGGACACTGCGTGTCGGTCAGTTTCCTCGTCACGTGGTGACGTCAGTTGCTGGTCTGTCCGCCCACGACATCAGCCGACCGCTCAAACACTCATTCATCCACACTGGACACGGAGACACAGACCCTCACAGGAGCTGGGGGCATGCAGATCGCATAGACAG TCTATATTTGGGGAACCCCATGGACCCCCCTGATGTTCTTGGAATGGAATCAGGCATAGCAAGGCCGACCAAACTCCCCAACCGCGCCAAGA agcaACCTCCCCCTCGTCCACCTCAGCCTGCTGTTCTGCTGAAGA agccaTTCTACGACTTGGTGATGGATGATTACGACGACGATGACGACACCAGTGCCGCCTCTGGGCTGAAGAGGCTGGGAGCGTCCCTGGGCCTGAAGCTCCGGCCGTGGGAAGGGTCCGGGGTTCGCTCGGCCAAAAGTGAGGTGTCGCTCATCGACTTCACCGATGACAGCTTCAGCTCAACCACGCCCTCGCCGCTCACTGAGACACAGCAGCCAGATGAGGACACATTGAAG GACACTCCCTCCATCCTGGACTGGCCTCTCCCTCAGCCATCTTACGACGAGGTTACTACGGAGCTCGAGGACCAATCAGAGGACCAGGAGGTGCGATCTATCAACAAGGGACTAACAGAAGAGACCACGATCACACCTGGTGGTGCTATTGCAGGCAGGAGCGAGTCACAGTCAGCTGACCTCTTCCAAGAACTACAGAGAGAG GTGATGGTGAAGCTGCAGGTTCCCATGGCAACAGGCCGATCCCtaccctcctccccccttccaATGCCTCTGGCTCCTTTGGGTCCCCACCGACAGATCTGcctgcctcctccctccccctcttctacctccacctcctccttcacctcctgctTTGAGGATCGCCCAGTGCTGCCTCCTCGCAGCCCCGTCCCCCCCCTGCGTCCCTCCAAATACAACCTCTCCTCTCGCGCCACCCAACCGCAGGCCCGCTCCAGCTCTATATCCCTGGGGGACGAGGAAGACACACCTCCCCAGATCCCACCCAGAGACCACGCCTTTTCTCAGCCGGGCTCCcgctcctcctctccccttccaCTGGTGCCGCCGCTGTCCTCCTCGCCTGTggttctgcctcctcctccactctccgTTTCGCCACGCCGGGCTTCTGGACTCCTTGGTCCCCTCCTGTCCTCCAATtctacttcctcctcttctccgcCTCAAGCCACATCCCATCATACACGCCTTGCGGCTCCTGGCCCATCCACctactcctccacctccctaCTGGATCCTCTCACCTTTCGTGAGGGACGTGGTCTGTCCTCGTTGATTGACAGCTCCCAAAGCTCTTCTCCCACCCCACTGCCAGAGAGACCAGCTTTTCTGGAGAG ATATGGGGCGGCCAACATGGCAGCAGTCAAACCCatgatgcagcagcagcctggtgGAGCCAAACCCAATTCCTCCTACAATAACAACAACGGACGAGCTGCAGCTCCCAACATGCAACAGAAGCACAGCATCACACAG GTGCAAAAAGCAGTACATGGTGTTACACTGGAGGAGTGTCAGGCAGCTCTCCAGAGTCACAATTGGATCATCCCTCAGGCCATAAACCATTTGAAG GTGGAGCAGCTGTTTCGGTTGGGGCTGCGATCCAGAGCCGAGTGTGAGGAGCTTCTGCAGCGCTGCCAGTGGAACCTGGAACAAGCCAGCAGCATCATGCTGGACACTTATGGACCACATAGAAAtag
- the tfr1b gene encoding transferrin receptor 1b, with amino-acid sequence MDRVRSAFNNMIKSERYSRFTLQPAEDGERHVEVKLSDDATDDAMEVEGQAGGSPSFRPAPLHQNRRHLFYVVLVTLLIFVTGYLVGYVSHRKPQVEPVNPVSENENRLQATPTDYAPSPEIQLDWKDVTQLLSQKLTSKAFEKTLRDFNLPRRSAGSAEDMNQANRIFDEFKKLEMDPWSDIHYVQLQMPDSNRPNRVLFGSDVFKPAGYLAYSATGKVEGKLVYGNYGRQEDLDVLQKKSVELKDSVLLLRSGKISFAEQVDNAAKKGASAVLIYPDIQDYKYLADTALYGHVHLGSGDPYTPGFPSFNHTQFPPTQSSGLPKIPAQTITANMAFGLLQKIEGPESDVSSGFKGGFKSVSYSLGGSKNITVEVNNVLVNKEVHNVFGIIKGFTDPDRYVVLGAQRDAWGNGYARATVGTSVLMELAKAVCEMVEKDGFRPRRSLVFASWSAGEYGNVGATEWLEGYMSSIDKKVFTYISLDGVVLGRGNFTTSASPLLYSLIENTMKEVNSPLGLGSVYDMVGRKNWEAILKPMAIDDPAYPFLAFSGIPSVSFHFISPNTESYSYYGTSLDNMDHLNYQTNQRTAEMTAVAAQFAGQMALRLVHDHVLNLDVSRYSSVLYKAVVRVYRRINQLLRSGQLKDVSPNWLSRARGSFQRAADDINRAIVNTDLSDKEACRILNDRIMAVEHTLLSPYVSPVETPFRHLLLGRGSHTLASIAETNDMEQLHIQLALATWNLQGCANAMVGNIWDIDNEI; translated from the exons ATGGATCGAGTGAGGTCTGCATTTAACAACATG ATTAAAAGTGAGCGGTATAGCAGGTTCACCCTGCAGCCGGCAGAGGACGGAGAAAGACACGTCGAGGTCAAACTGTCCGACGATGCCACAGATGACGCCATGGAGGTCGAGGGCCAGGCTGGGGGCTCGCCGAGCTTCAGGCCAGCACCTCTCCATCAAAACCGCCGTCATCTTTTCTATGTGGTCCTGGTAACACTGCTGATATTTGTCACTG GCTACCTGGTTGGTTACGTCAGCCACAGGAAACCTCAGGTGGAGCCGGTGAACCCAGTGTCGGAGAACGAAAATCGTCTGCAGGCGACACCGACTGATTATGCACCATCTCCGGAAATTCAGCTGGACTGGAAGGACGTCACCCAACTCctctcacagaaactcaccagCAAGGCCTTTGAAAAGACTCTGAG GGATTTTAATCTGCCCAGACGTTCAGCAGGAAGTGCAGAAGATATGAATCAGGCAAATCGCATTTTTGATGAATTCAAGAAGCTGGAAATGGACCCATGGAGTGACATCCACTATGTTCAGCTGCAGATGCCAGACAG TAATCGCCCAAACCGTGTTCTTTTTGGGTCAGATGTCTTCAAGCCCGCAGGGTATTTGGCCTACAGTGCTACTGGGAAAGTTGAG GGAAAGCTAGTGTATGGAAACTATGGTCGTCAGGAGGATCTGGATGTTCTGCAGAAGAAGAGTGTTGAGCTGAAAGACAGTGTGCTGCTTCTCAGAAGTGGAAAGATCAGTTTTGCAGAGCAG GTGGATAATGCTGCAAAAAAGGGGGCCTCTGCTGTTCTTATCTACCCTGACATTCAAGATTACAAGTATCTAGCGGACACAGCACTGTATGGACAT GTCCATCTGGGTTCAGGCGACCCTTACACACCTGGATTCCCCTCCTTCAACCACACCCAGTTTCCCCCAACTCAGTCATCTGGCCTTCCCAAAATCCCAGCCCAGACCATCACTGCCAACATGGCTTTTGGTCTTCTACA GAAAATCGAGGGCCCTGAATCAGATGTGAGCAGTGGTTTTAAAGGAGGCTTCAAATCTGTGTCATACAGCCTGGGAGGCAGCAAGAACATCACCGTGGAGGTGAACAACGTGCTGGTAAACAAGGAGGTCCATAATGTGTTTGGAATCATCAAAGGATTCACTGATCCTG ATCGCTATGTTGTACTGGGAGCTCAGAGAGATGCCTGGGGTAACGGTTATGCCAGAGCCACTGTTGGCACCTCCGTACTGATGGAGCTGGCCAAGGCTGTCTGTGAGATGGTGGAGAAAG ATGGATTCAGGCCGAGGAGAAGCCTAGTGTTTGCAAGCTGGAGTGCTGGAGAGTATGGGAATGTTGGCGCCACTGAGTGGTTGGAG GGTTATATGTCCTCTATTGACAAAAAGGTTTTCACTTACATAAGCCTGGATGGAGTGGTTCTGG GTCGAGGGAACTTTACGACCTCAGCTAGTCCTCTGCTCTACAGCCTCATTGAAAATACAATGAAAGAG GTGAATAGTCCTCTCGGTTTAGGCTCTGTGTATGACATGGTGGGAAGAAAAAACTGGGAGGCCAT ACTGAAGCCGATGGCGATAGATGACCCTGCCTATCCCTTTTTGGCCTTCTCTGGaattccctctgtctctttccactTCATCTCCCCCAAT ACTGAGTCTTACAGTTACTATGGCACCAGCCTTGACAACATGGATCACCTCAACTACCAAACCAACCAGCGCACTGCTGAAATGACGGCAGTGGCGGCGCAGTTTGCCGGCCAGATGGCTCTGCGACTGGTCCACGATCACGTGCTCAATCTGGACGTGAGCCGATACAGCAGCGTCCTCTACAAGGCTGTGGTCAGAGTCTACAGACGCATCAACCAGCTCCTACGG TCTGGTCAGCTGAAGGACGTGAGCCCCAACTGGCTGAGCCGTGCACGGGGCTCCTTCCAACGAGCCGCTGACGACATCAACCGAGCTATCGTCAACACTGATCTAAGTGACAAGGAGGCCTGTCGCATCCTCAACGACAGGATCATGGCG GTTGAGcacaccctcctctctccgtaTGTGTCCCCTGTTGAGACTCCTTTCCGTCACCTCCTGCTGGGCCGGGGCTCCCACACTTTGGCGTCCATCGCCGAGACCAACGACATGGAGCAGCTCCACATCCAGCTGGCCTTGGCCACCTGGAACCTGCAGGGGTGCGCTAACGCCATGGTGGGAAACATCTGGGACATCGACAACGAAATCTAA